Proteins from a genomic interval of Candidatus Methylomirabilota bacterium:
- a CDS encoding STAS domain-containing protein, which yields MVDRQSRLAAIVRQHESPILTDWIDLLAKSGGRTVDRAEVEHHARAFVRLLVEAMEVDATGKTDGRAWTKMRDLLADISASRARHGSTPSETASFVFSFKEPLFARLQQEYRSDAESLARELWTATLLLDQLGLFTTEAFRKSREDIIVRQQRELLELSTPVVSLWEGILAVPLIGTLDSERTQIVMESLLQRIVDTGASIAIVDITGVPTVDTLVAQHLLKTVGAARLMGAECIISGIRPQIAQTIVHLGVDLGGVATKATLADAFVLAMGRVGATVTRTAARA from the coding sequence ATGGTGGATCGGCAGAGCAGGCTCGCCGCGATCGTGCGTCAGCACGAGTCGCCCATCCTGACCGACTGGATCGATCTGCTCGCGAAGAGCGGGGGCCGGACGGTCGACCGCGCGGAGGTGGAACACCACGCGCGCGCGTTCGTCCGGCTGCTGGTGGAGGCGATGGAGGTCGATGCCACCGGAAAGACCGACGGCCGCGCCTGGACGAAGATGCGCGACCTGCTGGCCGATATCTCGGCCTCGCGCGCGCGTCACGGCTCGACCCCGAGCGAGACCGCTTCGTTCGTGTTCTCCTTCAAGGAACCGCTCTTCGCTCGCCTGCAACAGGAGTACCGGAGTGACGCGGAGAGCCTCGCGCGCGAGCTGTGGACCGCCACGCTGCTGCTCGACCAGCTCGGGCTGTTCACGACCGAGGCGTTCCGGAAGAGTCGCGAGGACATCATCGTCCGGCAGCAGCGAGAGCTGCTCGAGCTCTCCACCCCCGTGGTCTCATTGTGGGAAGGGATCCTCGCGGTGCCCCTCATCGGAACCCTCGACAGCGAGCGCACCCAGATCGTGATGGAGAGCCTGCTGCAGCGGATCGTGGACACCGGAGCGTCGATCGCCATCGTCGACATCACGGGCGTGCCCACCGTCGACACCCTCGTGGCCCAGCACCTGCTCAAGACGGTCGGGGCCGCCCGGCTCATGGGCGCCGAGTGCATCATCAGCGGCATCCGACCCCAGATCGCCCAGACGATCGTCCACCTGGGCGTGGACCTCGGCGGAGTCGCCACCAAGGCCACGCTGGCCGACGCGTTCGTGCTCGCGATGGGCCGCGTCGGCGCCACCGTGACGAGAACCGCCGCGCGTGCTTGA
- a CDS encoding STAS domain-containing protein, giving the protein MGEFLLVTIQVEMHDRLVMTLQDELTHQIVLHRARGVLIDISALEIVDSFIGRALGNIANMARILDAETVVVGMRPAVAITLIELGLRLEGVRTALNAEKGMALIRRRLGQTGDLDGPRA; this is encoded by the coding sequence ATGGGGGAATTCCTGCTCGTCACCATCCAGGTCGAGATGCACGATCGGCTCGTCATGACCTTGCAGGACGAGCTGACCCACCAGATCGTCCTGCACCGCGCGCGGGGTGTGCTGATCGACATCTCGGCCCTCGAGATCGTCGACTCGTTCATCGGCCGCGCCCTTGGGAACATCGCGAACATGGCCCGCATCCTCGATGCGGAGACCGTCGTGGTCGGCATGCGGCCCGCGGTCGCGATCACCCTGATCGAGCTCGGGTTGAGACTGGAGGGAGTCCGCACCGCCCTGAACGCCGAGAAAGGCATGGCCCTGATCCGCCGGCGCCTGGGCCAGACCGGGGATCTCGATGGCCCCCGCGCCTGA
- a CDS encoding ABC transporter substrate-binding protein produces MKLARSFVALAIASALLAGVTALPAAGAEGQATWAVHISLAPTWFDPAETAGIITPFMVLYALHDALVKPMPGKPMTPSLAESWTQSKDGLEYEFVLRKNVRFHNGDVMNAEDVKFSFERYRGASATLLKSKVAKVEVVDPLRVRFTLKQAWPDFMAFYATPATGAAWIVPKKYVERVGDEGFKKAPVGAGPYKFVSFKPGVELTLEAFEQYWRKPPSVKTLVLRTIGDESTRLAALKRGEVDVAYSITGPLAEEVKRGQGLKLVPTYFTFTTWLVFPDQWDPKSPWHDRRVRQAANLAIDRAGINAAVYLGLSKLSFSFIPQGMDYFWAPPPSPFDPKRAKQLLTEAGYPNGFESGDLSGDTIYGVAIGEPVANYLQQVGIRLRLRPMERAAFFKEYGEKKLRGVIFSGSGAPGNAPTRLEQYAVTGGRYSYGAYPDIDGLYTEQVNEMNPRVRQQILTKIQQLVHEKAMFGPVIEPAFLNGVGPRLEVHGLGLIANHAYSAPYEDLRLTRP; encoded by the coding sequence ATGAAACTCGCCCGCTCGTTCGTCGCCCTCGCCATCGCGTCGGCTCTGCTCGCCGGTGTCACCGCCTTGCCCGCCGCCGGTGCGGAAGGCCAGGCCACCTGGGCGGTGCACATCTCGCTGGCCCCGACCTGGTTCGATCCGGCCGAGACCGCCGGCATCATCACGCCGTTCATGGTGCTCTACGCACTGCACGACGCGCTCGTGAAGCCCATGCCGGGCAAGCCGATGACCCCGTCGCTGGCCGAGTCGTGGACTCAGTCGAAGGACGGGCTGGAGTACGAGTTCGTGCTGCGCAAGAACGTGCGCTTCCACAACGGCGACGTGATGAACGCCGAGGACGTCAAGTTCTCCTTCGAGCGGTACCGCGGGGCCAGCGCCACGCTGCTCAAGAGCAAGGTGGCCAAGGTGGAGGTGGTCGACCCCCTGCGCGTGCGCTTCACCCTCAAGCAGGCCTGGCCGGACTTCATGGCCTTCTACGCGACCCCGGCCACCGGGGCGGCGTGGATCGTGCCGAAGAAGTACGTCGAGCGGGTCGGCGACGAGGGCTTCAAGAAGGCGCCGGTCGGAGCGGGACCGTACAAGTTCGTCTCGTTCAAGCCGGGCGTCGAGCTGACCCTGGAGGCCTTCGAGCAATACTGGCGCAAGCCACCCAGCGTGAAGACGCTGGTGCTGCGCACCATCGGCGACGAGTCCACCCGGCTGGCCGCGCTCAAGCGTGGCGAGGTCGACGTGGCCTACTCGATCACCGGGCCGCTCGCCGAGGAGGTCAAGCGGGGGCAGGGCCTGAAGCTGGTGCCGACGTACTTCACGTTCACCACGTGGCTGGTCTTCCCCGATCAGTGGGATCCGAAGTCGCCCTGGCACGACCGACGCGTGCGTCAGGCCGCCAACCTCGCCATCGATCGGGCCGGCATCAACGCCGCGGTGTACCTGGGGCTCTCCAAGCTGTCCTTCTCGTTCATCCCGCAGGGCATGGACTACTTCTGGGCGCCCCCGCCCTCCCCCTTCGACCCCAAGCGGGCGAAGCAGCTCCTGACCGAGGCGGGCTATCCGAACGGGTTCGAATCCGGCGATCTGTCCGGCGACACCATCTACGGCGTCGCCATCGGGGAGCCGGTGGCCAACTATCTGCAGCAGGTCGGCATCCGCCTTCGCCTGCGGCCGATGGAGCGCGCGGCGTTCTTCAAGGAGTATGGTGAGAAGAAGCTGCGCGGCGTGATCTTCAGCGGCAGCGGGGCGCCCGGCAACGCGCCCACGCGGCTGGAGCAGTACGCGGTGACCGGCGGCCGGTACAGCTACGGGGCGTATCCCGACATCGACGGCCTCTACACCGAGCAGGTGAACGAGATGAACCCGAGAGTGCGCCAGCAGATCCTCACCAAGATCCAGCAGCTCGTCCACGAGAAGGCGATGTTCGGGCCGGTCATCGAGCCCGCGTTCCTGAACGGGGTCGGCCCGCGCCTCGAGGTGCACGGCCTCGGGCTCATCGCCAACCACGCCTACTCCGCGCCCTACGAGGACCTGAGGCTCACGCGGCCGTGA
- a CDS encoding ATP-binding protein, with protein MTPSVSLASLFVRDEQDVVAVRQRARDLAARLGFDGQGQTRIATAVSEIARNAFMYAGGGKVEMFVEGRDAPQRLLVRVSDRGPGIRDLDTILAGRYRSSTGMGIGMLGARRLVDHFEVTNRPGVGVTVALGKLFPRRAAEVDPPQLAAIAAALARETPRNPLEEIRQQNQELLRTLDELRQRQEELSRLNAELQDTNRGVLALYAELDEKADTLRRADEMKSRFLSNMSHEFRTPLNSMLALSRLLLEDAERPLSLEQRRQVGYVRKAAEDLIELVNDLLDLAKVEAGKVVVRAVDFDVANLFATLRGMLRPLLLNESIEMVFDDPQDLPPMHTDEAKVSQILRNLLSNALKFTERGEIRVGARRIGDMAIEFSVADTGIGIAPEDQQRIFEEFDQIDNPMQRRVHGTGLGLPLVRRLTTLLGGRVTVESTLGIGSTFRVVIPIRCPHEVEPEQTKVALPGSTQVGALPVLVVEDSSQDSVPYDYYFRGSSFQVLPARTLAEARRLIDQRHPVALVLDIRLADEEAGAFVGELRRRGDTRDVPIVVVSSIDDQAKGLTLGADACAIKPVHPDWLLGTLRRLLDRQPGRRVLVIDDDEISRYLVRNRLAGAPFQIREAGGATQGLRDARAEHPDAIILDLVMPEMSGFDVLAQLKRDPATMDIPVVILTSKALSEEERRRLAPHALQVLSKQGLADGAAVAELRAALSNVTRREMDSG; from the coding sequence GTGACCCCGAGCGTGTCGCTCGCGTCCCTCTTCGTCCGCGACGAGCAGGACGTGGTGGCGGTGCGCCAGCGCGCGCGCGATCTGGCCGCCCGCCTGGGCTTCGACGGCCAGGGCCAGACCCGCATCGCCACCGCGGTGTCCGAGATTGCCCGCAACGCGTTCATGTACGCGGGCGGCGGGAAGGTCGAGATGTTCGTGGAAGGGCGCGATGCGCCCCAGCGACTGCTGGTGCGGGTGAGCGATCGAGGACCCGGCATCCGCGACCTCGACACGATCCTCGCCGGCCGGTATCGCTCCTCGACCGGCATGGGCATCGGCATGCTGGGGGCGCGACGGCTGGTCGATCATTTCGAGGTGACCAATCGGCCGGGGGTCGGCGTCACCGTCGCGCTCGGGAAGCTGTTTCCCCGTCGTGCGGCGGAGGTCGACCCCCCGCAGCTCGCGGCAATCGCGGCGGCCCTCGCGCGAGAAACGCCACGGAATCCGCTGGAGGAGATCCGGCAGCAGAACCAAGAGCTGCTCCGGACGCTCGACGAGCTGCGGCAGCGGCAGGAGGAGCTCTCGCGGCTCAACGCGGAGTTACAGGACACCAACCGCGGCGTCCTCGCGCTCTACGCGGAGCTGGACGAGAAGGCCGACACGCTCCGGCGTGCCGACGAGATGAAGTCGCGCTTTCTCTCCAACATGAGCCACGAGTTCCGCACTCCGCTCAACTCGATGCTCGCGCTCTCCCGGCTCCTGCTCGAGGACGCCGAGCGCCCGCTGTCCCTGGAGCAGCGCCGTCAGGTCGGCTACGTGCGCAAGGCGGCCGAGGATCTCATCGAGCTCGTCAACGACCTGCTCGACCTGGCCAAGGTGGAAGCGGGCAAGGTGGTGGTGCGCGCGGTCGACTTCGATGTGGCCAATCTGTTCGCGACCCTGCGCGGCATGCTGCGGCCGCTGCTCCTGAACGAATCCATCGAGATGGTCTTCGATGATCCCCAGGACCTGCCCCCGATGCACACCGACGAGGCCAAGGTCTCCCAGATCCTGCGCAACCTGCTCTCGAACGCGCTCAAGTTCACCGAGCGCGGCGAGATCCGCGTGGGGGCCCGGCGGATCGGGGACATGGCGATCGAGTTCTCGGTCGCCGATACCGGCATCGGCATCGCCCCCGAGGACCAGCAGCGCATCTTCGAGGAGTTTGACCAGATCGACAATCCGATGCAGCGAAGGGTGCACGGCACCGGGCTCGGCCTGCCGCTGGTGCGGCGGCTGACCACGCTCCTCGGCGGCCGCGTCACCGTCGAGAGCACGCTCGGGATCGGGTCGACCTTCCGCGTGGTGATCCCGATCCGCTGCCCGCACGAGGTCGAGCCGGAGCAGACGAAGGTCGCTCTCCCGGGGTCGACCCAGGTCGGCGCGCTCCCGGTCCTGGTCGTCGAGGACAGTAGCCAGGACTCGGTCCCCTACGACTACTACTTCCGCGGCTCTTCTTTCCAGGTCCTGCCCGCGCGTACGCTTGCGGAGGCCCGGCGCCTCATCGACCAGCGCCATCCGGTCGCCCTGGTGCTCGATATTCGGCTCGCCGACGAAGAGGCCGGGGCGTTCGTCGGCGAGCTGCGGCGGCGCGGGGATACGCGGGACGTCCCCATCGTCGTCGTCTCGAGCATCGACGATCAGGCGAAGGGCCTGACGCTGGGCGCGGATGCCTGCGCGATCAAGCCGGTGCATCCGGACTGGCTGCTCGGCACCCTGCGCCGCCTGCTCGATCGCCAACCGGGGCGCCGGGTCCTGGTGATCGACGACGACGAGATTTCCCGGTATCTGGTCCGGAACCGTCTCGCGGGCGCCCCGTTCCAGATCCGGGAAGCCGGGGGGGCGACGCAAGGCCTGCGCGACGCACGCGCGGAGCACCCGGACGCCATCATTCTCGACCTGGTGATGCCCGAGATGTCCGGCTTCGACGTGCTCGCGCAGCTGAAGCGGGACCCGGCCACGATGGACATTCCGGTGGTGATCCTGACCTCCAAGGCCCTCAGCGAGGAGGAGCGACGGCGCCTGGCTCCGCACGCGCTCCAGGTCCTGTCGAAGCAAGGCCTGGCCGACGGGGCGGCGGTGGCGGAGCTGCGCGCCGCGCTCTCGAACGTGACCCGAAGGGAGATGGACAGTGGTTGA
- a CDS encoding ABC transporter permease encodes MKQYIAKRVGYAFISLIILSLIIFLLVRLTGDPTVLLVEPGASQADLDAMRKQFGLDQSLWVQYGHFVASLVRGDLGHSFYYRTPVLELYLSRLPSSLLLAGAAMVFSLVIGIPTGIVAAVRVNRWWDSAGKIFALLGLSLPSFWVGLLLILFFSVYLGWLPSSGSGTALHLLMPAFALGWYFAAAHMRLTRSSMLDVLGSEYVKLARLKGLPEALVISKHAFKNALIPVLTLAGINLVIMVNVAVVVETVFAWPGIGRLLYEGIAFRDFPVVQATVILNGAMVVIVSLLVDILYAVIDPRIRLAR; translated from the coding sequence GTGAAGCAGTACATCGCCAAGCGCGTCGGCTACGCCTTCATCTCGCTCATCATCCTCTCGCTCATCATCTTCCTGCTCGTGCGGCTGACCGGGGATCCCACCGTGCTCCTGGTCGAGCCGGGCGCGAGCCAGGCCGACCTGGACGCGATGCGCAAGCAGTTCGGGCTCGACCAGTCGCTCTGGGTGCAGTACGGCCATTTCGTGGCGAGCCTCGTGCGGGGCGATCTGGGCCACTCGTTCTACTACCGCACCCCGGTCCTCGAGCTCTACCTCTCGCGCCTGCCCAGCTCGCTGCTGCTCGCGGGTGCCGCGATGGTCTTCTCGCTCGTGATCGGCATCCCCACCGGTATCGTGGCCGCGGTACGGGTGAACCGCTGGTGGGACAGCGCGGGCAAGATCTTCGCGCTGCTCGGCCTGTCGCTGCCCTCGTTCTGGGTCGGCCTGCTCCTGATCCTGTTCTTCTCGGTCTATCTGGGCTGGCTCCCCTCCTCGGGGTCGGGCACCGCGCTGCACCTGCTCATGCCCGCCTTCGCGCTCGGCTGGTACTTCGCGGCCGCCCACATGCGCCTCACCCGCTCCTCCATGCTCGACGTCCTGGGCTCGGAATACGTGAAGCTGGCCCGCCTCAAGGGCCTGCCGGAAGCGCTCGTGATCAGCAAGCACGCGTTCAAGAACGCGCTGATCCCAGTGCTCACCCTCGCCGGCATCAACCTGGTCATCATGGTCAACGTCGCGGTGGTGGTGGAGACGGTGTTCGCCTGGCCGGGTATCGGCCGTCTCCTCTACGAGGGCATCGCGTTCCGGGACTTCCCGGTCGTGCAGGCGACCGTGATCCTGAATGGAGCGATGGTCGTGATCGTGAGCCTCCTCGTCGACATCCTCTACGCGGTGATCGATCCGCGGATCCGGCTCGCGCGATGA
- a CDS encoding SpoIIE family protein phosphatase: MIVTNPLPFVVDEPSQIGEARRRILDLAVSTGLDAELQGRLALVVNELASNLVKHGGGGQLLVRAVEGAVEVLALDRGDGMANVAECFRDGYSTMGSPGTGLGAVQRLASLVDVYTMRPGGTAIVARVSPFARHGARPVTLEVGTVTVPKAGEKVCGDGFAVADDPECPSLMVVDGLGHGLGAADASRLAVRVFEAAPGLPPSAQIAAIHDALRGSRGAAVSVARIDRSRGVATYSGLGNVAGTIVADGTSRHMVSANGTAGHDAGRIHEFTYPWSEDAVLVMHSDGLSSRWQIERYPGLPSRHPTLVAGVLYRDWCRGRDDVTVVAARLRAP; encoded by the coding sequence GTGATCGTCACGAATCCGCTGCCGTTCGTGGTCGACGAGCCCAGCCAGATCGGTGAGGCTCGGCGGCGAATTCTCGATCTGGCCGTCTCGACCGGTCTCGACGCAGAGCTGCAGGGCCGGCTGGCCCTCGTGGTCAACGAGCTCGCCAGCAATCTCGTCAAGCACGGGGGCGGCGGTCAGCTCCTGGTCCGAGCGGTCGAGGGGGCGGTCGAGGTCCTGGCCCTCGATCGCGGAGACGGCATGGCGAACGTCGCGGAGTGCTTCCGCGACGGCTATTCCACCATGGGCAGTCCGGGCACCGGACTGGGCGCAGTGCAGCGGCTGGCCTCGCTGGTGGACGTGTACACGATGCGCCCGGGCGGCACGGCCATCGTGGCCCGCGTGTCACCGTTCGCCCGCCACGGCGCTCGCCCGGTGACGCTCGAGGTGGGCACGGTGACGGTGCCCAAGGCGGGCGAAAAGGTCTGCGGCGACGGCTTCGCGGTAGCCGACGACCCGGAGTGTCCTTCGCTCATGGTCGTCGACGGACTCGGCCACGGTCTCGGCGCCGCCGACGCCTCCCGTCTGGCCGTGCGCGTCTTCGAAGCCGCGCCGGGCCTGCCCCCGAGCGCCCAGATCGCGGCGATCCACGACGCGCTCCGGGGTAGTCGGGGCGCCGCGGTTTCAGTGGCGCGCATCGACCGGAGCCGCGGGGTGGCGACCTACTCGGGACTCGGCAACGTGGCGGGGACGATCGTGGCCGACGGTACGAGCCGCCACATGGTCTCGGCCAACGGCACCGCGGGACACGACGCTGGACGTATCCACGAGTTCACCTACCCGTGGTCCGAGGACGCCGTGCTCGTGATGCACTCCGACGGGCTGAGCAGCCGCTGGCAGATCGAGCGCTATCCGGGCCTGCCCAGCCGCCATCCCACCCTGGTCGCGGGAGTGCTCTACCGCGACTGGTGCCGCGGACGCGACGACGTCACCGTCGTGGCGGCCCGGCTGCGCGCCCCGTGA
- a CDS encoding dipeptide ABC transporter ATP-binding protein, which produces MSPPLLEARSLIKHFPVRRGLLSRPVGVVRAVDDVTFSVGVGKTLGLVGESGCGKTTTAKLVLKLEDPTGGELRFEGRDIRGLDAEGVKGYRRAVQAVFQDPFASLNPRMRVDAIIAEPLVTHERLDGAEVAKRVSRLIDLVGLPERTARLFPHEFSGGQRQRIAIARSLALSPRLVVLDEPVSALDVSIRAQILNLLRDLQAQLGLSYLFIAHDLAAVAHMSHTIAVMYLGQIVEIGDAQTIATRPRHPYTQALFAAALPSHPAETREEMVLSGEVPSPLNPPAACRFHPRCPHAMPRCSTEEPVLRETDGRQVSCHLYASPA; this is translated from the coding sequence ATGAGCCCGCCCCTGCTCGAGGCGCGCAGCCTCATCAAGCACTTCCCGGTGCGCCGCGGCCTCCTGTCACGTCCGGTCGGCGTGGTGCGCGCGGTGGACGACGTGACGTTCTCGGTCGGCGTGGGCAAGACGCTGGGCCTCGTGGGCGAGTCCGGCTGCGGCAAGACCACCACCGCCAAGCTCGTGCTGAAGCTCGAGGACCCGACCGGAGGCGAGCTGCGCTTCGAGGGCCGCGACATCCGCGGCCTCGACGCGGAGGGGGTGAAGGGCTACCGCCGCGCGGTGCAGGCGGTGTTCCAGGATCCGTTCGCCTCGCTCAATCCGCGCATGCGCGTCGACGCCATCATCGCGGAGCCCCTGGTCACCCACGAGCGGCTGGACGGAGCCGAGGTGGCCAAGCGGGTGAGCCGGCTCATCGATCTGGTCGGGCTGCCCGAGCGCACCGCCCGCCTGTTCCCGCACGAGTTCTCGGGCGGCCAGCGCCAGCGCATCGCAATCGCGCGCTCGCTCGCGCTCTCGCCCCGTCTGGTGGTGCTGGACGAGCCGGTCTCCGCCCTCGACGTGTCGATCCGCGCGCAGATCCTGAACCTGCTGCGCGACCTGCAGGCCCAGCTGGGCCTGTCGTATCTGTTCATCGCGCACGACCTGGCCGCGGTGGCCCACATGAGCCACACCATCGCGGTCATGTACCTGGGGCAGATCGTGGAGATCGGCGACGCCCAGACCATCGCGACGCGGCCCCGGCATCCCTACACGCAGGCCCTCTTCGCGGCGGCCCTGCCGTCGCATCCGGCGGAGACGCGCGAGGAGATGGTGCTCTCCGGGGAGGTGCCGAGCCCGCTGAATCCGCCCGCGGCCTGCCGCTTCCACCCGCGCTGTCCGCACGCGATGCCCCGCTGCTCCACCGAGGAGCCGGTGCTGCGCGAGACGGACGGGCGCCAGGTGTCCTGCCACCTCTACGCCTCGCCCGCCTGA
- a CDS encoding ABC transporter permease, which produces MNGSRSAALTVAWRFAAFRTEGFPIIACSILGGLLFVAIFANVLAPHDPEVGALGERFRPPVWQQGGSEKFLLGSDHLGRDVLSRLIFGARVSIVVGFTAVIVAGVLGTGLGILSGYLGGWVDQVIMRLTDSWLALPALTFAIFLAAVVGPSEMNIVIILGLVYWTRYARVIRGEVLSLKERDFVRLAIVAGCSKRTIMKRHILPNVLNSAIVLGTLMLGVVVVTEAALSFLGVGVPPPKPAWGLMLADGKKGLMAGYWWLTVLPGCCIMLMVLSANLLGDWLRVKLDPQLRQL; this is translated from the coding sequence ATGAACGGCAGCCGGTCGGCCGCGCTCACCGTCGCCTGGCGCTTCGCCGCCTTCCGCACCGAGGGCTTCCCCATCATCGCGTGCTCGATCCTGGGCGGGCTGCTCTTCGTGGCCATCTTCGCCAACGTGCTCGCCCCGCACGATCCCGAGGTCGGCGCCCTCGGGGAGCGCTTCCGCCCGCCGGTGTGGCAGCAGGGGGGCAGCGAGAAGTTCCTCCTGGGCAGCGACCACCTGGGGCGCGACGTGCTCTCCCGCCTCATCTTCGGGGCGCGCGTCTCGATCGTGGTGGGCTTCACCGCGGTGATCGTGGCCGGCGTGCTCGGCACCGGGCTCGGCATCCTGTCCGGCTATCTCGGCGGCTGGGTGGACCAGGTCATCATGCGGCTGACCGACAGCTGGCTGGCCCTGCCCGCGCTCACCTTCGCGATCTTCCTGGCCGCGGTGGTGGGGCCGAGCGAGATGAACATCGTGATCATCCTGGGCCTGGTCTACTGGACGCGCTACGCGCGGGTCATCCGCGGCGAGGTGCTCTCGCTCAAGGAGCGCGACTTCGTGCGGCTCGCCATCGTGGCCGGGTGCTCCAAGCGCACGATCATGAAGCGGCACATCCTGCCCAACGTGCTCAACTCCGCCATCGTCCTCGGCACCCTCATGCTCGGGGTGGTGGTGGTGACCGAGGCCGCCCTCTCCTTCCTGGGGGTCGGGGTGCCGCCTCCGAAGCCGGCGTGGGGGCTCATGCTCGCCGACGGCAAGAAGGGCCTCATGGCCGGCTACTGGTGGCTCACCGTCCTGCCCGGCTGCTGCATCATGCTCATGGTCCTGTCCGCCAACCTGCTCGGCGACTGGCTCCGCGTGAAGCTCGATCCGCAGCTCCGCCAGCTGTGA
- a CDS encoding anti-sigma regulatory factor → MAPAPDETIGIHSDEDVVRVRQVTRQWSVALGFSLVDQTKIVTAASELARNTLIHGGGGTARLDELTDGSRRGLRLTFEDKGPGIADVSQALRDGYTSGSGLGLGLGGARRLSSTFDIRSAPGRGTWVCITRWK, encoded by the coding sequence ATGGCCCCCGCGCCTGACGAGACGATCGGAATCCACTCCGACGAGGACGTCGTCCGCGTCCGCCAGGTCACCCGCCAGTGGTCGGTCGCGCTCGGCTTCAGCCTGGTCGACCAGACCAAGATCGTGACCGCGGCCAGCGAGCTGGCCCGGAACACGCTCATCCACGGCGGGGGCGGCACGGCGCGGCTGGATGAGCTCACGGACGGCTCACGCCGGGGACTGCGTCTCACGTTCGAGGACAAGGGGCCGGGTATCGCTGACGTGTCGCAGGCGCTGCGCGACGGCTACACCAGCGGCTCCGGCCTGGGGCTCGGTCTCGGCGGAGCGCGCCGGCTGAGCAGCACCTTTGACATCAGGTCGGCGCCGGGACGGGGCACCTGGGTGTGCATCACGAGGTGGAAGTGA
- a CDS encoding ABC transporter ATP-binding protein produces the protein MSDAPLLELCNLSTHYVSARGTRVVRAVDDVSLTLAPGSTLGIVGESGSGKSTLALTILRLLPPAAKITSGAIRFEGEDLLTKSDGEMRRIRGKRIAMILQDPMASLNPLFTIGDQVAEPLRVHEGERRATAWTRATGLLKSVRISAPESRVREYPHQMSGGMRQRIVGAIAISCAPRLLIADEPTTSLDLTIQAQYLNLLRDLQRQHQLALIFITHNLGIVAKMCDQVAVMYAGRLVEWGPVTRIFDSPAHPYTRALLESIPRMGDSRDRLTAIEGQPPDLAGLPSGCAFHPRCPQAMAHCREEAPPETALGPSHTARCWLNVPAVAR, from the coding sequence GTGAGCGACGCTCCGCTCCTCGAGCTGTGCAACCTCTCGACGCACTACGTGAGCGCCCGGGGCACCCGGGTGGTGCGCGCGGTGGACGACGTGTCGCTCACCCTCGCCCCGGGCAGCACGCTGGGCATCGTGGGCGAATCCGGCTCGGGCAAGAGCACGCTGGCGCTGACCATCCTGCGCCTGCTGCCGCCCGCCGCCAAGATCACCTCGGGAGCGATCCGCTTCGAGGGCGAGGACCTCCTCACGAAGTCGGACGGCGAGATGCGGCGGATCCGCGGCAAGCGGATCGCGATGATCCTGCAGGACCCGATGGCCTCCCTGAACCCGCTGTTCACCATCGGCGACCAGGTCGCCGAGCCGCTGCGCGTGCACGAAGGAGAGCGGCGCGCTACCGCATGGACCCGCGCCACCGGCCTGCTGAAGTCGGTGCGCATCTCCGCGCCCGAGTCGCGGGTGCGCGAATACCCGCACCAGATGTCGGGCGGCATGCGCCAGCGCATCGTGGGCGCCATCGCCATCTCGTGCGCGCCGCGGCTGCTGATCGCCGACGAGCCCACCACCAGCCTCGATCTCACGATCCAGGCCCAGTACCTGAACCTGCTGCGGGACTTGCAGCGACAGCACCAGCTGGCCCTCATCTTCATCACCCACAACCTGGGCATCGTGGCCAAGATGTGCGATCAGGTCGCGGTGATGTATGCGGGCCGGCTCGTCGAGTGGGGCCCGGTCACTCGCATCTTCGATTCCCCTGCGCATCCCTACACGCGGGCGCTGCTCGAATCGATCCCGCGCATGGGCGACAGCCGCGACCGGCTCACCGCCATCGAGGGCCAGCCGCCGGACCTGGCCGGCCTGCCGTCCGGCTGCGCGTTCCACCCGCGCTGTCCGCAGGCCATGGCCCACTGCCGCGAGGAGGCGCCGCCCGAGACCGCGCTGGGCCCCAGCCACACCGCGCGGTGCTGGCTCAATGTGCCGGCGGTCGCGCGATGA